One genomic region from Saprospiraceae bacterium encodes:
- a CDS encoding succinate dehydrogenase cytochrome b subunit, protein MNWILQFFKSSLGKKIIMSLTGLFLCLFLVVHLMGNFQLLKDDEGEAFNKYTYFMTHNPLIKFISYSLYTFILLHTIQGLILVYENRKSRISNYNTKHASKTTFGSRHMGLLGTMILFFLVGHMGDFWFKMKQGVLETVNYVDYEAMQNLYSRVSMAYDQWWIVLLYVISMVVLAFHLEHGFQSAFQTLGFNHPRYTPIIKGIGRLFCILIPLGFAIIPIYHFLFK, encoded by the coding sequence ATGAATTGGATTCTACAATTTTTTAAGTCATCTCTTGGCAAAAAAATCATCATGAGCCTGACAGGCTTATTCCTTTGCCTTTTTCTTGTCGTGCACCTTATGGGCAATTTTCAATTGCTTAAAGATGATGAGGGTGAAGCATTTAATAAGTATACTTATTTTATGACTCATAACCCATTGATCAAATTTATCAGCTATTCTCTATATACCTTTATTTTGTTACACACAATTCAGGGCCTTATCTTGGTTTATGAGAATAGAAAGTCGAGAATTAGTAATTACAATACCAAGCACGCCTCAAAGACTACTTTTGGATCCAGGCATATGGGGTTATTAGGTACCATGATATTATTTTTTCTGGTTGGGCATATGGGTGACTTTTGGTTTAAGATGAAGCAAGGAGTCTTAGAGACCGTCAACTATGTTGATTACGAAGCGATGCAAAATCTTTATTCCAGGGTTTCCATGGCTTATGATCAATGGTGGATCGTATTATTATATGTCATCAGTATGGTGGTGTTAGCCTTCCATTTGGAGCATGGCTTTCAAAGTGCTTTTCAGACCCTCGGATTCAATCATCCAAGGTATACACCTATCATAAAGGGTATTGGAAGATTATTCTGCATACTCATACCGCTTGGTTTTGCTATTATTCCTATTTATCATTTTCTTTTTAAATAA
- a CDS encoding septum formation inhibitor Maf — protein MTYKTFSLWICLTMLSCQPAALKGPVVAKSAGFDEYWYQNKAEITAYDLNQARYGEMRQGEAILIFVTEEFSKSKQVKLDNTSILPENKVPVLKMNMTKRFDTGLYPYNIMLSSFVAAGGVAPWQAIKIAASVTEWCGQVYAQLNLNNDHYRYQLHSYFESDGEKDMHLNRHMTEDAIWSLIRLNPDALIQSDSIMVIPGLVYSRLSHKALQPYRAKTRLLSIDNGNKVYQLEYPELQRSLYIEYESTFPYQIIKWSEEYKEGFGDQARVLTTTAVKKKQLMIDYWNKHGIADDSLRALLDWHNLVIDSTDSSHGN, from the coding sequence ATGACATACAAAACTTTCAGTCTATGGATATGCCTGACCATGTTGAGCTGCCAGCCTGCTGCGCTTAAAGGTCCGGTAGTCGCCAAATCAGCCGGCTTTGATGAGTACTGGTATCAAAATAAAGCTGAGATTACAGCCTATGATCTGAACCAGGCAAGATATGGTGAGATGCGACAGGGAGAAGCAATCCTAATCTTCGTGACGGAAGAATTTTCTAAATCCAAACAAGTTAAACTGGACAATACCTCCATCCTGCCTGAAAATAAGGTGCCTGTATTAAAGATGAACATGACTAAGCGCTTCGATACAGGCCTATACCCCTATAATATTATGTTGTCCAGTTTTGTGGCCGCTGGGGGAGTAGCACCCTGGCAAGCTATCAAGATCGCTGCTTCAGTTACAGAGTGGTGTGGACAAGTATATGCTCAGCTTAACCTCAATAATGACCATTATCGATACCAATTGCACTCCTATTTTGAATCAGATGGTGAAAAAGATATGCATCTCAACCGGCATATGACTGAGGATGCTATTTGGAGTCTTATCCGCCTCAATCCGGATGCATTGATTCAATCGGACAGCATCATGGTCATCCCTGGACTGGTCTATTCCAGGTTATCGCATAAAGCACTCCAACCTTATCGAGCCAAAACCAGGCTTTTATCCATAGACAATGGCAATAAAGTATATCAATTAGAATATCCGGAACTGCAAAGGTCTTTGTACATCGAATATGAATCAACCTTCCCATATCAAATCATCAAGTGGAGCGAAGAATACAAAGAGGGTTTTGGTGACCAGGCAAGGGTATTGACCACCACCGCAGTCAAGAAAAAACAATTAATGATAGATTATTGGAACAAACATGGCATCGCAGATGATAGTTTAAGAGCATTGTTAGATTGGCATAATCTGGTCATAGACTCAACAGACAGTAGTCATGGCAATTAG
- a CDS encoding fumarate reductase/succinate dehydrogenase flavoprotein subunit: protein MELNSKVPPGPIAEKWTNYRSKVPLVAPQNKRKLDVIVVGSGLAGASAAASLGELGYNVQCFTFHDSPRRAHSIAAQGGINAAKNYANDGDSVFRLFYDTVKGGDYRAREGNVYRMAEVSVDIIDQCVAQGVPFAREYGGLLENRSFGGVQVSRTFYARGQTGQQLLIGAYSALSRQISLGTVKMYNRHEMMDVVIVDGKARGIIVRNLVTGQLERYSAHCVVLATGGYGNVYYLSTNAMGCNVSAAWKAVKKGALMANPCFTQIHPTCIPVSGEYQSKLTLMSESLRNDGRVWVPKNVDDVMAIRNRTKKATDIPESDRDYYLERMYPAFANLVPRDVASRAAKKVCDEGRGVNATGLAVYLDFDAAIDRYGKSQANTKGIHNPNAATIRSLGEAVISEKYGNLFEMYEKIVGDDPYKTPMMIYPAIHYTMGGLWVDYNLETNLPGLFALGECNFSDHGANRLGASALMQGLADGYFILPYTIGAFLSNEIRTPSIKTTSPEFDQAENDVKDRIQHLLTIQGSQSVESLHRQLGKIMWDYCGMARTKEGLMYARQEIRKLRDTFWKEVYVPGTADEFNPELDKANRVADFMELGEMMIVDALNRNESCGGHFREEYQDAEGEALRQDEEFAYAAAWEWNDSDMILSKEPLKFEYVELKSRSYK from the coding sequence ATGGAATTGAATTCCAAAGTACCGCCTGGCCCCATCGCCGAAAAGTGGACCAACTATAGATCTAAAGTACCTCTGGTAGCTCCTCAAAATAAGCGAAAATTAGATGTGATTGTCGTAGGATCCGGGCTTGCAGGAGCATCTGCTGCGGCCAGTTTAGGCGAGCTCGGCTATAATGTACAGTGTTTCACTTTTCACGATAGCCCTCGTCGGGCACATAGCATTGCTGCACAAGGAGGTATCAATGCCGCTAAAAACTACGCTAATGATGGAGATAGTGTCTTCAGGTTATTTTATGATACGGTCAAAGGTGGTGACTACCGTGCCCGGGAAGGCAATGTATATCGAATGGCAGAAGTGAGTGTCGATATTATCGATCAGTGTGTCGCACAGGGTGTTCCTTTTGCTCGTGAGTATGGTGGTTTGTTGGAAAACAGGTCATTTGGTGGTGTACAGGTATCAAGGACTTTTTACGCTCGGGGTCAAACCGGGCAACAGCTATTGATTGGAGCATATAGTGCTTTATCCAGACAGATATCACTGGGCACCGTAAAAATGTACAATCGCCATGAAATGATGGATGTAGTGATCGTTGATGGTAAAGCAAGGGGTATCATAGTACGCAACCTTGTGACAGGGCAGCTGGAGCGATACAGTGCACACTGTGTAGTCTTAGCCACAGGTGGGTATGGCAATGTATATTATCTGTCTACTAACGCTATGGGTTGTAATGTGAGTGCAGCCTGGAAAGCTGTAAAAAAAGGAGCTTTGATGGCCAATCCATGTTTCACCCAGATACATCCAACCTGTATCCCGGTCAGTGGAGAATACCAATCTAAACTCACCCTCATGTCCGAATCCCTGCGCAATGATGGTCGGGTATGGGTACCGAAAAATGTGGATGATGTGATGGCCATCAGAAACAGAACAAAAAAAGCTACGGACATTCCAGAATCGGATAGAGATTATTACCTGGAAAGGATGTATCCTGCCTTTGCCAATCTCGTACCCAGGGATGTAGCTTCCAGAGCTGCTAAAAAGGTCTGTGATGAAGGGAGAGGAGTCAATGCCACCGGATTGGCAGTGTACCTGGACTTTGATGCCGCGATCGATCGCTATGGTAAATCGCAAGCTAATACAAAGGGGATACATAATCCGAATGCAGCCACCATCAGATCTTTAGGTGAAGCAGTCATTAGCGAAAAGTATGGCAACCTCTTCGAAATGTATGAAAAAATAGTTGGTGATGATCCCTACAAGACTCCAATGATGATCTATCCCGCTATTCATTATACCATGGGTGGACTCTGGGTGGATTATAACCTGGAGACTAATCTGCCAGGGTTGTTCGCATTGGGAGAGTGCAATTTTAGTGACCATGGCGCTAACAGATTAGGAGCATCTGCCTTAATGCAAGGCCTGGCTGATGGTTACTTTATATTGCCATATACGATCGGTGCGTTTTTGTCTAATGAGATCCGGACGCCATCTATTAAAACAACCAGTCCTGAGTTTGATCAGGCTGAGAATGATGTCAAAGACAGAATACAGCATTTGCTGACCATTCAAGGCAGCCAGTCCGTAGAAAGTCTGCACAGACAGTTGGGCAAAATCATGTGGGATTATTGTGGTATGGCCAGAACTAAAGAGGGCTTAATGTATGCGCGCCAGGAAATCAGAAAACTCAGAGACACTTTTTGGAAAGAAGTCTACGTGCCCGGTACAGCCGACGAATTTAATCCCGAATTAGATAAAGCCAATCGCGTAGCTGATTTTATGGAGTTGGGCGAAATGATGATCGTAGACGCACTGAATCGTAACGAAAGTTGTGGTGGTCATTTTCGGGAAGAATATCAAGATGCTGAAGGAGAGGCACTCAGGCAAGACGAGGAATTTGCTTACGCAGCAGCCTGGGAATGGAACGACAGTGATATGATCCTCAGTAAAGAACCACTCAAATTTGAATATGTCGAATTGAAATCTAGAAGCTATAAATAA
- a CDS encoding glycosyltransferase family 39 protein — translation MNTQDNPARSKKTWVYILSAFVFLKISLHVILNAQWSFHRDELLYLALGRHLAWGYASVPPAIGFWAWFGDSVLGGSVGAIRLIATLFGSITVLMTGLIAKEIWPTTKAPFTGNWSMTLIGMAGITAGAFLRPSMLFMPVVFDVFYWTLLCWIFIKYINTNDTSWLLYFGFTAGLGLLNKYTVLIFLFSMLPGLLLTSYRKIFSRRQLYYAIGSTLLILSPNIYWQYTHSFPVFEHMSKLSATQFSHVSLSGFAIDQLLFFLPALPIWIAGLYVLLICKETAPWRIFGWMYLMVILILLAFSAKSYYSIGAYPVLIAAGAVYLENKTQDKWRMIRYILPGWMILFGLINLPASLPLLPPAKEARFVKVLTRIPGMEGILRWEDGRQYDLPQDFADMLGWKEIALHTGKTWQNITDKKTADIYAENYGQAGAIEHFGKPYDLPQVLSFSDSYRYWLPDTLPADFQTLIYVNDELGSDMPGYFQKIEKVFELDMPLSRQHGTQIYLCQYPTPAFFDRMNNAFKLFKTTQPSGND, via the coding sequence ATGAATACTCAAGACAATCCTGCCAGGAGCAAAAAAACTTGGGTTTACATTCTTTCGGCATTTGTCTTTTTAAAAATATCACTCCATGTGATACTCAATGCTCAATGGTCCTTTCATAGAGACGAGTTATTATATCTTGCCCTTGGACGACATCTTGCATGGGGTTATGCTTCAGTACCACCTGCTATCGGGTTTTGGGCATGGTTTGGAGATTCTGTTTTGGGAGGATCTGTAGGTGCTATCCGGCTGATCGCTACCTTATTTGGTTCGATAACAGTATTGATGACGGGACTAATAGCCAAAGAGATATGGCCCACTACAAAGGCCCCTTTTACAGGAAATTGGTCCATGACCTTAATTGGTATGGCAGGCATAACCGCCGGTGCCTTTTTAAGACCAAGCATGCTGTTTATGCCGGTGGTGTTTGATGTTTTTTATTGGACCCTGCTGTGTTGGATCTTTATTAAATATATCAATACAAATGATACATCCTGGTTGTTATACTTTGGTTTTACAGCTGGATTAGGACTATTAAATAAATACACGGTATTGATTTTTTTATTTTCTATGCTTCCGGGATTGTTGCTGACCAGTTATCGTAAGATCTTTTCAAGGCGTCAGCTTTATTATGCTATCGGATCGACCCTATTGATCCTATCGCCCAATATTTACTGGCAATACACGCATTCATTTCCAGTTTTTGAGCATATGAGCAAGTTGTCGGCAACCCAATTTTCACATGTTTCCCTATCAGGTTTTGCCATCGATCAGCTATTGTTTTTTCTTCCGGCTTTGCCAATTTGGATCGCTGGGCTATATGTTCTCTTGATCTGCAAAGAAACTGCTCCCTGGCGGATATTTGGATGGATGTATCTGATGGTGATTCTGATCTTATTGGCATTTAGCGCCAAAAGCTATTATTCTATTGGAGCATACCCGGTTTTGATCGCTGCAGGCGCTGTATACTTAGAAAACAAGACACAAGATAAATGGAGAATGATTCGCTACATCTTACCTGGTTGGATGATTTTATTTGGCTTGATCAATTTACCGGCGTCCTTACCCCTATTGCCTCCGGCAAAGGAGGCCAGGTTCGTTAAGGTGCTTACTCGGATTCCAGGTATGGAAGGCATTCTGAGATGGGAAGATGGTCGTCAATATGACTTGCCTCAGGATTTTGCGGATATGCTTGGTTGGAAAGAAATTGCCCTTCATACAGGTAAAACCTGGCAAAACATAACTGATAAAAAAACAGCAGATATTTATGCAGAAAATTATGGTCAGGCAGGTGCAATAGAACATTTTGGCAAGCCTTATGACCTTCCTCAAGTGCTAAGTTTTAGTGATAGTTATCGCTATTGGCTACCAGACACACTACCAGCTGACTTTCAAACATTAATATATGTCAATGATGAGTTAGGAAGCGATATGCCGGGTTATTTTCAAAAAATTGAGAAAGTATTTGAACTTGATATGCCATTATCCCGACAGCATGGTACACAGATATATTTATGTCAATATCCGACTCCAGCTTTCTTTGACAGAATGAATAATGCTTTCAAACTTTTCAAAACTACACAGCCATCAGGTAATGACTGA
- a CDS encoding undecaprenyl-diphosphate phosphatase yields MDILQAIIIAIVEGITEFLPISSTGHMIITSSIMGIQTGEFTKLFEVSIQLGAILAVVVLYRKKFLEPILKGFKNISFYFKLIIGVMPALVLGFLFSDKIDELLESPRVVAITMILGGIVLLFIDKVFKNPTIHDEPGISNKNSLVIGFWQTIAMIPGVSRSAASIIGGMQQKLDRDTAAEFSFFLAVPTMAAATLYSLFLKHWMIDGIQMKGYDLILRSSENIIAFVIGNIVAFLVAILAIRLLITYLQRSGFKVFGYYRVIVGIVLLWWFNR; encoded by the coding sequence ATGGATATATTACAAGCTATAATTATCGCCATCGTGGAAGGCATTACCGAGTTTTTGCCCATATCTTCCACCGGACATATGATCATTACAAGCTCTATTATGGGCATACAGACAGGGGAATTTACCAAATTATTTGAGGTTTCCATTCAGCTAGGGGCTATCCTGGCAGTGGTAGTACTATATCGTAAAAAGTTTCTAGAGCCTATACTCAAAGGATTTAAGAACATATCATTTTATTTTAAACTAATCATCGGTGTGATGCCTGCGCTGGTATTGGGTTTTTTGTTTTCAGATAAAATCGATGAATTGCTCGAAAGCCCCAGAGTCGTAGCGATCACAATGATCTTAGGCGGAATCGTCCTGCTTTTCATCGACAAAGTTTTCAAAAACCCAACAATTCATGATGAACCAGGCATCTCCAATAAAAATTCTTTAGTGATCGGATTTTGGCAGACAATAGCTATGATACCTGGAGTAAGTCGGAGTGCAGCCTCCATTATAGGAGGAATGCAACAGAAATTGGATCGTGATACTGCCGCAGAATTCTCGTTTTTTTTGGCAGTTCCAACCATGGCCGCTGCCACCTTATACTCGCTGTTTTTAAAACATTGGATGATCGACGGGATACAAATGAAAGGTTATGATCTTATCCTTAGATCCTCAGAAAATATCATAGCCTTTGTAATAGGCAATATCGTAGCTTTTCTGGTTGCTATCCTGGCGATCCGATTATTGATAACCTACCTTCAAAGATCCGGATTTAAAGTCTTTGGGTATTATAGAGTAATCGTCGGCATAGTACTTTTATGGTGGTTTAATCGCTGA
- the rnr gene encoding ribonuclease R yields the protein MNKLKKSATQKYHFDALKALVSDFLKHHSDKYYSARQILRAVNASNDFSELDQVLTRLVKTRQIHERKGGQYKYGPLDKPGRSAADTKRPSGAIEGRLEVIRSGAAYLISDQSAEDIYIHEKNLNGAIHGDIVKVSFVQNARRKPDGKVIEIVRRETHFFVGTLSRRKTICVVQPDSPNHRFEIHISNGDSMNAKEGDKVIVHILSWRDGTHRYPKGKVTQILDKGSIIDNEMTAILINHGFPIDFSHEAQQEAQKVSGSMKDGLSWPDRKDFRNTTTFTIDPETARDFDDALSVAFMPDGNLEIGVHIADASHYLSEGSILDQEAYARSTSVYLVDRASPMLPEILSGDICSLKPLTDRLTFSVVFTFDHHKTKVLQTWIGKSVIHSNHRFTYEAAQDVLDLKQGYYLKELGELNRLAKLLRTERFKAGSIGFDSPEYKFQLDPVSGRPLALTEKVRIDTHLLVEEFMLLANKAVAEYIFKKEKNQDSIPFVYRVHDLPDLDKLKDLASFSKEIGYDLKINTPKEIAKSLNALYEASQTNDALKLLQPLAIRTMAKAEYTTNNIGHYGLAFELYSHFTSPIRRYSDILAHRILFLNMHQTFRVDKKRLEEQCKHISNQERKAMDAERESVKFFQLLFIMDHVGEEFDGVISGIIEKGVFVELDENHVEGFIPFVEMAQPFYLSDNRLKALGRSTGLVLSMGDKIKIKIQAADMTLKRVQMSFISKT from the coding sequence ATGAATAAACTAAAAAAATCAGCCACTCAGAAATACCATTTTGACGCGCTAAAGGCACTTGTATCAGATTTTCTCAAACACCATTCGGATAAATATTATTCTGCCAGGCAGATCCTACGAGCTGTCAATGCATCCAACGATTTTTCAGAACTGGATCAGGTGCTGACCAGACTTGTCAAAACCCGCCAGATCCACGAAAGAAAAGGAGGGCAATACAAATATGGACCACTAGACAAACCCGGGAGATCTGCTGCGGATACCAAAAGGCCCTCCGGTGCGATCGAAGGCAGGCTGGAGGTGATAAGGAGTGGAGCTGCCTACCTGATCTCAGATCAAAGTGCAGAAGATATCTATATCCATGAAAAAAATCTAAATGGAGCCATCCATGGTGATATCGTCAAAGTAAGCTTTGTCCAAAATGCAAGACGAAAGCCGGATGGCAAAGTGATCGAGATCGTAAGGAGAGAAACGCATTTTTTTGTAGGTACACTCAGTCGTCGAAAAACCATTTGTGTAGTACAGCCTGATAGTCCAAATCACAGATTTGAAATCCATATCAGCAATGGGGACAGTATGAATGCCAAGGAAGGAGACAAAGTCATCGTACACATTCTTTCATGGCGAGATGGTACTCATCGATATCCTAAAGGTAAGGTCACTCAAATATTGGATAAAGGCTCCATTATTGACAATGAGATGACCGCTATTTTGATCAATCACGGTTTTCCCATTGATTTTAGCCATGAAGCTCAACAAGAGGCTCAAAAGGTATCGGGTAGCATGAAAGATGGATTATCCTGGCCTGACCGCAAGGATTTCCGGAATACCACCACATTTACTATAGATCCCGAGACAGCCCGTGATTTTGATGATGCCTTGTCTGTTGCCTTTATGCCGGATGGCAATCTTGAAATCGGTGTGCATATCGCTGATGCTTCACATTACCTCTCGGAAGGAAGTATATTAGATCAGGAGGCTTATGCCCGATCCACATCGGTATACCTGGTAGATCGGGCATCCCCGATGCTGCCGGAAATATTGTCAGGAGATATATGTTCTCTCAAGCCGCTCACTGATCGTCTTACTTTCTCCGTGGTATTTACTTTTGATCATCATAAGACAAAAGTGCTCCAAACCTGGATTGGCAAATCGGTTATTCATTCAAATCACCGCTTTACATACGAAGCTGCTCAGGATGTTTTGGACTTGAAGCAAGGGTATTACTTGAAAGAACTTGGTGAATTAAATAGGTTGGCCAAACTCCTTCGAACGGAGCGATTTAAAGCAGGGTCTATCGGATTTGATTCACCCGAGTACAAATTTCAACTGGACCCGGTCTCCGGGAGACCATTGGCACTTACAGAGAAAGTACGGATAGATACACATCTTTTGGTGGAAGAATTTATGTTACTTGCCAATAAAGCGGTCGCCGAGTATATCTTTAAAAAGGAGAAAAACCAGGACAGCATACCCTTTGTATACCGGGTGCATGACCTGCCTGACCTCGACAAATTAAAGGACCTGGCATCTTTTTCAAAAGAAATTGGATATGATCTCAAAATAAATACACCTAAAGAAATAGCAAAATCGCTCAATGCACTTTACGAAGCTAGCCAGACCAACGATGCACTCAAACTCCTGCAGCCGTTGGCTATTCGCACGATGGCCAAAGCGGAATACACGACCAACAATATCGGTCACTATGGACTAGCTTTTGAATTATACTCACATTTTACTTCTCCGATACGCAGGTACAGCGACATCCTGGCACACCGGATCTTGTTTTTAAATATGCATCAGACCTTTAGAGTCGATAAAAAAAGATTGGAAGAACAGTGCAAACATATATCTAACCAAGAACGCAAAGCGATGGATGCTGAGCGGGAATCGGTCAAATTTTTCCAACTATTATTCATCATGGATCATGTCGGCGAAGAGTTTGATGGCGTGATTTCCGGGATTATCGAGAAAGGAGTATTTGTAGAGCTCGACGAAAATCATGTAGAAGGTTTTATCCCATTTGTCGAGATGGCACAACCTTTTTATTTGTCTGATAACAGGCTCAAAGCACTGGGTCGCTCGACCGGACTTGTTTTGTCTATGGGAGACAAGATTAAAATCAAAATTCAGGCAGCCGATATGACACTCAAAAGAGTTCAAATGTCATTTATATCCAAAACCTGA
- a CDS encoding alpha/beta fold hydrolase: MRQACILGLLIAFGLLSCASHRMTTYGGIGPERSLYYYQTGQGEPIILVHDGPGLNHYYFLPYMDRMASRNHMIYYDQKACGESEIPTDTAAMSLASFVDDIDQVRKKFGLKKFHLLGHSWGAMLAAKYAIQYPQYLSSLILVSPAGFSSADVSEASKALNRKFDYTDQFQRTQIIESQDFKNGAPSAMADLMRLSFRQNMAKKDLIDSLNIFIPEDYAKRNAQLKYLFHDLRDYDLYPSLSTIKAPTLIIAGEVEVGLPATNKINQKIPGSILKVIKECGHFPFAEQPAAFDAAIYNFLLQLK, translated from the coding sequence ATGAGACAGGCGTGCATTTTGGGACTTTTGATTGCGTTTGGCTTACTGAGTTGTGCCAGTCATCGAATGACTACATATGGTGGTATTGGCCCGGAAAGATCATTATATTACTATCAAACCGGCCAAGGAGAGCCGATCATCCTGGTCCACGATGGACCGGGGCTCAATCACTATTATTTCCTTCCTTATATGGATCGCATGGCGAGTCGTAATCATATGATTTATTATGATCAAAAAGCCTGTGGCGAATCTGAAATACCTACAGATACTGCTGCCATGAGCCTGGCTTCTTTTGTGGACGATATAGATCAGGTAAGGAAAAAATTTGGGCTTAAAAAGTTCCATTTGTTAGGTCACTCATGGGGTGCCATGTTAGCTGCAAAATATGCCATACAATATCCCCAATATCTTTCATCTCTGATATTAGTTAGTCCTGCCGGATTTTCATCTGCAGATGTAAGTGAGGCTAGTAAAGCCCTCAATCGAAAATTTGATTATACCGACCAGTTTCAACGCACCCAGATCATCGAAAGTCAGGATTTTAAAAACGGAGCTCCGAGTGCTATGGCAGATCTGATGAGGTTGAGTTTTAGGCAAAATATGGCCAAAAAAGATCTCATTGATAGTCTGAACATCTTCATACCGGAAGATTATGCCAAACGCAATGCCCAATTAAAGTATTTATTTCATGATTTAAGAGATTATGATCTTTATCCTTCTCTATCTACCATTAAAGCTCCTACCTTGATCATTGCCGGCGAAGTCGAAGTTGGCCTGCCTGCGACCAATAAAATAAATCAGAAAATACCAGGGTCGATTTTAAAAGTAATAAAAGAATGTGGTCATTTTCCATTTGCAGAGCAACCTGCAGCATTCGATGCGGCCATTTATAATTTTTTGTTACAGCTGAAGTAA
- a CDS encoding succinate dehydrogenase/fumarate reductase iron-sulfur subunit: MKLTLKIWRQKNNKDQGRFELHTVDANEHMSFLEMLDVLNESLLDRKQDTIAFDHDCREGICGACSMMINGQPHGPLKGTTTCQLHMRHFKEGDTIVIEPFRANAFPVIKDLVVDRSSFDRIIQAGGYISVNTGQAPDGNATAVNRDHASAAFDAAACIGCGACVAACPNASAMLFTSAKVSHLALLPQGQVERKTRVKNMVNQMDIEGFGKCSNTYACEAECPKDISVDNIARMNREYYSAVFGAV; the protein is encoded by the coding sequence ATGAAACTGACACTAAAAATCTGGAGACAAAAAAACAACAAAGATCAGGGTCGATTTGAACTCCATACAGTCGATGCCAATGAACACATGTCATTTTTAGAAATGTTGGATGTGCTTAATGAATCTTTGTTAGATCGAAAACAAGATACCATAGCCTTTGATCATGATTGTCGGGAAGGCATCTGTGGTGCTTGTAGTATGATGATCAATGGACAGCCACATGGGCCATTGAAAGGCACCACGACCTGTCAATTGCATATGAGACATTTTAAAGAAGGAGATACGATCGTCATCGAACCCTTCAGAGCCAATGCATTTCCTGTGATTAAAGATTTGGTCGTCGATCGATCTTCGTTCGATCGTATCATCCAGGCTGGGGGATATATATCTGTCAATACTGGGCAAGCCCCCGATGGAAATGCTACCGCTGTAAATCGGGACCATGCCAGTGCTGCATTTGATGCTGCAGCATGTATAGGTTGTGGGGCCTGCGTAGCAGCATGCCCAAATGCATCTGCCATGTTATTTACTTCTGCTAAAGTGTCACACCTCGCTTTATTGCCACAAGGCCAGGTTGAACGTAAGACCAGGGTTAAAAATATGGTCAACCAAATGGATATTGAAGGCTTTGGAAAATGCTCCAATACCTATGCATGTGAAGCAGAATGCCCAAAGGATATCTCCGTTGACAATATTGCCAGGATGAACAGAGAGTATTATAGTGCGGTATTCGGAGCCGTATAA